A part of Augochlora pura isolate Apur16 chromosome 1, APUR_v2.2.1, whole genome shotgun sequence genomic DNA contains:
- the LOC144471383 gene encoding uncharacterized protein LOC144471383 has protein sequence MDALRKNFSAYYSVLCLTGLWPYSDSLFEKIRRIAFCLLVLWCIVIQISSLKSVELSLYNILQLLSYTCPMILYFLRYVGFLTIFPAMRATFLVMDEDWSTSKNPVETNLISKHIVEARRVTLAFTVLSSILAVFISVIILVPTLLHSKYQLHYLRMFGFYYNEGGRETDLVSILVVVVSSMGLLSIAATESTLAVLISYACGLFEICSHRMENAIQSVVDSNSRIPLDVKPALDLHKQVLHMASKLTADMMVSYLVAIVAVIVSFAVNLYRLLLATNTMDDVENLFFSVNMVLLHFVIMFLNNYSGQKLMNTSMKVYNIICNSLWYCIPIQSQKILLFILMRSASEVRCDLAGLYTPSYEGFSMMMSSSFSYFTVIYSTR, from the exons ATGGACGCACTTCGAAAGAACTTCAGTGCTTATTATTCTGTGTTGTGCTTAACCGGACTATGGCCCTACTCTGATAGTTTATTCGAAAAGATTCGGAGAATCGCTTTTTGTTTGCTTGTTCTTTGGTGTATAGTAATCCAG atatcGTCTCTAAAATCAGTAGAACTTTCACTGTACAATATACTTCAGCTGTTATCATACACGTGTCcgatgatattatatttcctgCGTTACGTTGGTTTTCTTACCATCTTTCCAGCA ATGAGAGCTACATTTCTTGTTATGGATGAAGATTGGAGTACGTCAAAAAATCCCgtcgaaacaaatttaatatcgaaacaTATAGTGGAAGCAAGACGGGTAACTCTGGCATTTACAG TTTTATCGTCTATACTAGCAGTTTTCATATCTGTGATAATACTGGTTCCTACATTATTGCACTCAAAGTATCAATTACATTACTTGCGCATGtttggattttattataacgagGGAGGCCGGGAAACTGATTTGGTTTCCATTCTGGTGGTAGTGGTAAGCTCGATGGGTTTGTTGTCAATAGCAGCTACTGAATCGACTCTCGCTGTCCTTATTTCCTATGCATGTGGACTGTTCGAAATCTGCAG tCACCGAATGGAAAATGCAATCCAAAGTGTCGTAGACTCAAATTCACGGATACCATTAGACGTGAAACCAGCTCTCGATTTACATAAACAAGTTCTACA TATGGCCTCAAAACTTACGGCCGATATGATGGTTTCATATTTAGTGGCCATCGTAGCAGTTATTGTCTCGTTCGCAGTCAATTTATACCGT CTTCTTCTTGCTACAAATACTATGGACGATGTGGAAAATCTTTTCTTCTCCGTGAATATGGTCCTGTTGCATTTCGTAATCATgttcttgaataattatagtggGCAGAAATTAATGAACACTAGTATGAAGGTTTACAATATCAT ATGCAATTCCTTATGGTACTGCATACCAATACAGTcgcaaaaaatattactattcatATTGATGAGAAGTGCGTCGGAAGTACGATGTGATTTAGCTGGTTTATACACTCCATCTTACGAGGGATTCTCGATG
- the Cat gene encoding catalase → MSKRSSGLVELVRVFSSGRASTRKAAVSRRVYHTSSAGRDDKSPLLLRLISCCSERGAQASVPHPKVFSSTLALNRLSLRRYCCKKDPENDDTMATKRDPASEQLNDYKRNMKGECPTVLLTGNGAPIAEKKASLTVGPRGPLLIQDFVYLDEMSHFDRERIPERVVHAKGAGAFGYFEVTHDITKYTKAKVFSRIGKRTPIAVRFSTVGGESGSADTVRDPRGFAVKFYTEEGIWDLVGNNTPIFFIKDPLFFPSFIHTQKRNPATHLKDADMFWDFISLRPETTHQVMILFSDRGIPDGHRHMNGYGSHTFKLINAENEMVYCKFHYKTDQGIRNLLAEKAAQLSASDPDYSIRDLYNAIASNRYPSWTFSIQVMTASQAKAFKWNPFDLTKVWPHKEYPLIPVGKLVLDRNPENYFADVEQLAFDPAHMVPGIEPSPDKMLQGRLFAYGDTHRHRLGPNHLQLPVNCPYKAISAMNYQRDGLMPLYNQGGAPNYYPNSFNGPKECPAVRSPRFYVSGDVDRYEPENEDDFGQATTFWREVLDSDAKTRLVNNMVSSLRNASTFIAERAVKNFSEVDVDLGRRLTEGLRKSGMRLSVFGKTASL, encoded by the exons ATGTCGAAGAGAAGCTCGGGCCTCGTTGAACTTGTTCGGGTGTTCTCGTCCGGTCGGGCGTCAACACGCAAAGCCGCCGTTTCGCGTCGGGTTTACCACACATCATCGGCCGGCCGGGATGATAAAAGCCCGTTGTTATTGCGGCTGATCAGTTGCTGTTCCGAACGTGGCGCGCAAGCAAGTGTGCCCCATCCGAAAGTATTCTCGTCCACGCTGGCGTTAAATCGACTATCCCTAAGGAGGTACTGTTGCAAAAAAGATCCTGAGAACGACGACACCATGGCGACCAAGCGAGATCCTGCCTCCGAGCAGCTGAACGACTACAAAAGGAACATGAAG GGAGAATGTCCAACGGTGCTATTAACCGGGAATGGGGCGCCCATTGCCGAAAAGAAGGCCAGTTTAACAGTGGGCCCACGCGGGCCTCTGCTTATCCAAGATTTCGTTTATCTTGACGAAATGTCGCACTTCGATAGAGAAAGGATTCCGGAGCGCGTGGTGCACGCGAAAGGAGCAG GTGCTTTTGGGTATTTCGAAGTTACCCATGATATTACGAAGTATACTAAGGCTAAGGTGTTTTCCCGTATTGGGAAACGTACCCCCATCGCCGTGCGATTCTCCACTGTTGGTGGCGAATCTGGCTCGGCAGACACTGTCAG AGATCCGCGCGGTTTTGCAGTGAAGTTTTACACCGAGGAGGGCATCTGGGACTTGGTCGGCAATAACACACCTATCTTCTTTATCAAGGACCCATTATTCTTCCCTAGCTTTATCCACACCCAGAAGAGAAACCCGGCTACTCACTTGAAG GACGCGGACATGTTCTGGGACTTCATCTCCCTGAGACCAGAGACGACGCACCAAGTCATGATCCTGTTTTCCGATCGTGGTATACCCGATGGCCATCGTCACATGAACGGCTATGGATCCCACACATTCAAGCTAATAAACGCTGAAAACGAGATGGTCTACTGCAAATTCCACTACAAG actGATCAAGGTATCAGAAACCTTTTGGCAGAGAAAGCGGCGCAACTGAGTGCTTCCGACCCCGATTACTCTATAAGAGATCTTTACAACGCGATCGCCAGTAACCGATATCCGAGCTGGACGTTCTCCATTCAAGTTATGACTGCCAGCCAGGCAAAGGCCTTTAAGTGGAACCCGTTCGACTTGACCAAG GTATGGCCGCACAAGGAATACCCACTCATCCCCGTCGGTAAGCTAGTGCTGGATCGAAATCCTGAGAATTACTTTGCTGACGTTGAGCAATTGGCTTTTGATCCGGCTCACATGGTACCCGGCATTGAACCAAGCCCTGACAAAATGCTGCAAGGCCGTCTGTTCGCCTACGGAGACACTCACAGGCATCGTCTTGGACCCAATCATCTCCAGTTGCCGGTCAACTGTCCATACAAA GCAATTTCGGCGATGAACTACCAACGTGACGGTCTGATGCCGCTGTATAACCAAGGCGGTGCACCAAATTACTATCCGAACAGCTTCAATGGACCAAAAGAGTGTCCGGCAGTCCGTTCGCCACGATTCTATGTAAGCGGAGACGTAGATCGTTACGAGCCTGAGAACGAGGACGATTTTGGTCAGGCGACCACTTTCTGGAGAGAAGTTCTCGACTCTGACGCCAAGACCAGACTAGTGAACAACATGGTGAGCAGCCTCCGCAACGCGTCCACCTTCATCGCGGAGAGAGCAGTGAAGAACTTCTCCGAGGTGGACGTTGATCTCGGTAGAAGACTAACCGAGGGTCTTCGCAAGTCCGGGATGAGGCTCAGCGTTTTCGGCAAGACGGCCAGCTTGTAA
- the Def1 gene encoding defensin 1, translating into MVKFYVLAAFAFVAVVAVTAIPTGEEYEALEFSGMEEERAVRQRRVTCDLLSIKGIAEHSACAANCLSMGKAGGRCENGICLCRTTTFKELWDKRFG; encoded by the exons ATGGTGAAGTTCTACGTACTTGCTGCTTTTGCGTTTGTGGCTGTTGTCGCTGTCACGGCAATCCCAACtg GAGAAGAATATGAGGCACTCGAATTCTCCGGAATGGAAGAAGAACGTGCTGTTAGGCAGAGAAGAGTGACTTGTGACCTCCTCTCCATCAAAGGAATAGCTGAACACAGTGCTTGCGCTGCCAACTGTCTCAGCATGGGTAAAGCTGGTGGACGCTGCGAAAATGGAATCTGCCTCTGTCGCAC GACCACCTTCAAAGAGCTGTGGGACAAGCGTTTCGGTTAA